In Paraburkholderia youngii, the genomic stretch TGCGCGCGAACTGCACGCCTAGATGACCGAGGCCGCCGATGCCGAGAATCGCGACCACGTCGCCGGCGCGCGCGCCGCTATTGCGTATCGCGTTGAAGGTCGTAATGCCCGCGCACAGCAGCGGCGCGGCATCGACATCGGACAGATCGTCGGGAATGCGCGCCAGCGCTTCGACCGGGGCCACCATGTATTCGGCGTAGCCGCCGTCGTAGCTGATGCCGGGGATCAGCGCAAACTTGCACAGCACGAAGTCGCCCCGGCGGCAGTGTTCGCATTTGCCGCAATGGCCGCCGTGCCAGCCGACCCCGACGCGCTGCCCGAGCTGCCAGCCCTCGACACCCGCACCGAGCGAGTCGATCACGCCCGCGATCTCATGACCGGGCACGCGCGGATAGGCGAGGGCCGGCCACAGCCCGTCCTTGGTCATCACATCGCTATGACAGATGCCGCAAGCCTGAATCCTGATGCGCACGTGCCCCGCGCCCGCCTCGGGCACTTCACGCTCGACCAGTTCGAGCGGGCCGCCTGCCTGCTTCACTTCGACTGCTTTCATCGTGGGCATGACGTTCTTCCTTTCCAGTGGTGAACGGGACAAGAGGGGAACAAACTCAAACATCATAGTCCGCGCCCAGGCGGGTCGCCAGAAAGAAGCCGCCGTCGATTGGCCGATGACGATGACATCCGATGTAATTGGCGCGCCGCGCGGCCGCCGCTAATCTTCGGCTATTGCGCCGCCAATTGGATGGCGCGCAGCAGTTGTTTTCAGCCGATAAAAAGGAGGGCAATGCGATGAACGTCACGAGTCACGATCCGAAAGTGCAGCCGGGCGATCTCGGTAGTCTGTTGCGCTATTGGCGTGACGTGCGCGGCGTGAGTCAGCTCGATCTGTCGCTCGAGGCCGGCTTCTCGCAGCGGCAGATCAGCTTCATCGAAAGCGGGCGCAGCGTGCCGGGCCGCGACACGCTGCTGACGCTTGCGCAGACTCTCGACGTGCCGCTGCGCGAGCGCAATGCGCTGCTGCTTGCCGCCGGTTACGCACCGGTCTATTCGGAAGCGCCGTGGAAT encodes the following:
- a CDS encoding alcohol dehydrogenase, whose protein sequence is MPTMKAVEVKQAGGPLELVEREVPEAGAGHVRIRIQACGICHSDVMTKDGLWPALAYPRVPGHEIAGVIDSLGAGVEGWQLGQRVGVGWHGGHCGKCEHCRRGDFVLCKFALIPGISYDGGYAEYMVAPVEALARIPDDLSDVDAAPLLCAGITTFNAIRNSGARAGDVVAILGIGGLGHLGVQFARKMGFRTVAIARGQDKAPLAQQLGAHHYIDSKTENVAEKLQALGGAKLILATVTSGKAMTATLGGLGLNGKLVMVGVSEEPIEVPIVQFIMGRNSVQGWPSGTSADSQDTLAFSALTGVKPMIEEYPLAEAAQAYDRMLSGHARFRVVLKMV